In a single window of the Mesoplodon densirostris isolate mMesDen1 chromosome 18, mMesDen1 primary haplotype, whole genome shotgun sequence genome:
- the SLC25A11 gene encoding mitochondrial 2-oxoglutarate/malate carrier protein isoform X1, producing the protein MAATASPGASGVNGKPRTSPKSVKFLFGGLAGMGATVFVQPLDLVKNRMQLSGEGAKTREYKTSFHALTSILRAEGLRGIYTGLSAGLLRQATYTTTRLGIYTVLFERLTGADGTPPGFLLKALIGMTAGATGAFVGTPAEVALIRMTADGRLPADQRRGYKNVFNALIRITREEGVPTLWRGCIPTMARAVVVNAAQLASYSQSKQFLLDSGYFSDNILCHFCASMISGLVTTAASMPVDIAKTRIQNMRMIDGKPEYKNGLDVLVKVVRYEGFFSLWKGFTPYYARLGPHTVLTFIFLEQMNKAYKRLFLSG; encoded by the exons ATGGCGGCGACGGCGAGTCCCGGGGCTAGTGGGGTGAACGGGAAGCCCCGTACCTCCCCTAAGTCCGTCAAGTTCCTGTTTGGGGGCCTGGCCGG GATGGGAGCTACAGTTTTTGTGCAGCCCCTGGACCTGGTGAAGAACCGGATGCAGCTGAGTGGGGAAGGAGCCAAGACACGAGAGTACAAAACCagcttccatgccctcaccaGCATTCTGAGGGCAGAAGGGCTGAGGGGCATTTACACCGG GCTGTCAGCTGGCCTGCTGCGCCAGGCCACCTATACCACTACTCGCCTTGGTATCTATACCGTGCTATTTGAGCGCCTGACTGGGGCTGATGGTACACCCCCTGGCTTTCTGCTGAAGGCCCTGATTGGCATGACTGCAGGTGCAACTGGTGCCTTTGTGGGAACACCAGCTGAGGTGGCTCTTATCCGCATGACAGCTGATGGCCG GCTTCCAGCTGACCAGCGCCGTGGCTACAAAAACGTGTTTAATGCCCTGATTCGAATTACCCGGGAAGAGGGCGTTCCTACACTATGGAGG ggctgcATCCCTACCATGGCTCGGGCCGTCGTCGTCAATGCCGCCCAGCTCGCCTCCTACTCCCAGTCCAAGCAGTTTTTACTGGACTCAG GCTACTTCTCTGACAACATCCTGTGCCACTTCTGTGCCAGCATGATCAGCGGCCTGGTCACCACTGCTGCCTCTATGCCTGTGGACATTGCCAAGACCCG GATCCAGAACATGCGAATGATTGACGGGAAGCCAGAATACAAGAACGGGCTG GATGTGCTGGTGAAGGTCGTCCGCTACGAGGGCTTCTTCAGTCTGTGGAAGGGCTTTACACCATACTATGCCCGCCTGGGTCCCCACACTGTCCTCACTTTCATCTTCTTGGAGCAGATGAACAAGGCCTACAAGCGTCTCTTCCTCAGTGGCTGA
- the SLC25A11 gene encoding mitochondrial 2-oxoglutarate/malate carrier protein isoform X2, which translates to MGARGRTPDSGSETANPFNGAGRETPKIPLSGTGIIRGRGTEASTGDRKTSGRVGELKKEGLPARWAVFPSPGRGFPAKKVRPLPAMDAQDEGLPVLKGRLKEGMGATVFVQPLDLVKNRMQLSGEGAKTREYKTSFHALTSILRAEGLRGIYTGLSAGLLRQATYTTTRLGIYTVLFERLTGADGTPPGFLLKALIGMTAGATGAFVGTPAEVALIRMTADGRLPADQRRGYKNVFNALIRITREEGVPTLWRGCIPTMARAVVVNAAQLASYSQSKQFLLDSGYFSDNILCHFCASMISGLVTTAASMPVDIAKTRIQNMRMIDGKPEYKNGLDVLVKVVRYEGFFSLWKGFTPYYARLGPHTVLTFIFLEQMNKAYKRLFLSG; encoded by the exons ATGGGGGCGCGGGGAAGGACCCCCGACTCGGGGAGTGAGACAGCCAACCCGTTTAATGGAGCTGGGAGGGAGACACCAAAAATACCCCTTTCTGGTACAGGAATAATACGGGGAAGGGGAACGGAGGCAAGCACAGGTGACAGAAAAACTTCTGGAAGGGTGGGGGAGCTCAAGAAGGAGGGACTTCCGGCCAGGTGGGCCGTCTTTCCATCCCCTGGAAGAGGATTTCCGGCAAAGAAAGTCAGGCCGCTTCCAGCAATGGACGCTCAAGACGAAGGACTTCCGGTCCTAAAAGGCCGATTAAAAGAAGG GATGGGAGCTACAGTTTTTGTGCAGCCCCTGGACCTGGTGAAGAACCGGATGCAGCTGAGTGGGGAAGGAGCCAAGACACGAGAGTACAAAACCagcttccatgccctcaccaGCATTCTGAGGGCAGAAGGGCTGAGGGGCATTTACACCGG GCTGTCAGCTGGCCTGCTGCGCCAGGCCACCTATACCACTACTCGCCTTGGTATCTATACCGTGCTATTTGAGCGCCTGACTGGGGCTGATGGTACACCCCCTGGCTTTCTGCTGAAGGCCCTGATTGGCATGACTGCAGGTGCAACTGGTGCCTTTGTGGGAACACCAGCTGAGGTGGCTCTTATCCGCATGACAGCTGATGGCCG GCTTCCAGCTGACCAGCGCCGTGGCTACAAAAACGTGTTTAATGCCCTGATTCGAATTACCCGGGAAGAGGGCGTTCCTACACTATGGAGG ggctgcATCCCTACCATGGCTCGGGCCGTCGTCGTCAATGCCGCCCAGCTCGCCTCCTACTCCCAGTCCAAGCAGTTTTTACTGGACTCAG GCTACTTCTCTGACAACATCCTGTGCCACTTCTGTGCCAGCATGATCAGCGGCCTGGTCACCACTGCTGCCTCTATGCCTGTGGACATTGCCAAGACCCG GATCCAGAACATGCGAATGATTGACGGGAAGCCAGAATACAAGAACGGGCTG GATGTGCTGGTGAAGGTCGTCCGCTACGAGGGCTTCTTCAGTCTGTGGAAGGGCTTTACACCATACTATGCCCGCCTGGGTCCCCACACTGTCCTCACTTTCATCTTCTTGGAGCAGATGAACAAGGCCTACAAGCGTCTCTTCCTCAGTGGCTGA